In the Pseudonocardia cypriaca genome, one interval contains:
- a CDS encoding cation diffusion facilitator family transporter: MAASGGTRAIVAALIANAGIALAKFIGYLITGSSSMLAEAVHSVADTSNQGLLLLGGRTARRKATQEHPFGYGRDRYFYSFVVALLLFTLGSVFALYEGIHKLESHEPLTSPIVAVGILVVAIGLETYSFRTAIHESRPLKGSGTWWQFIRQAKVPELPVVLLEDLGALVGLVLALFGVGLSVLTGDPVWDAIGTICIGVLLGVIAIILIIEMKSLLIGEGAAPPVLADIVSALESGDVQRVIHIKTQYIGPEEMLVAAKIALAPGLPLEGVAAAIDGAEARVRERVPDARLIYLEPDLDRAEVKG, from the coding sequence ATGGCAGCGAGTGGGGGAACGCGGGCGATCGTGGCGGCGTTGATCGCCAATGCCGGGATCGCGCTCGCGAAGTTCATCGGATACCTGATCACCGGGTCGTCGTCGATGCTCGCCGAGGCCGTGCACTCGGTCGCCGACACCTCGAACCAGGGCCTGCTCCTGCTCGGCGGGCGCACGGCGCGGCGCAAGGCCACCCAGGAGCACCCGTTCGGCTACGGCCGCGACCGCTACTTCTACTCGTTCGTCGTCGCGCTGCTGCTGTTCACGCTCGGGTCGGTGTTCGCGCTCTACGAGGGCATCCACAAGCTGGAGTCCCACGAGCCGCTCACGTCGCCGATCGTCGCGGTCGGGATCCTCGTGGTGGCGATCGGGCTCGAGACGTACTCGTTCCGCACGGCGATCCACGAGTCCCGCCCGCTCAAGGGCTCCGGCACCTGGTGGCAGTTCATCCGGCAGGCGAAGGTGCCGGAGCTGCCGGTGGTGCTGCTGGAGGACCTCGGCGCACTCGTCGGTCTCGTGCTCGCGCTCTTCGGCGTGGGGCTCAGCGTGCTCACCGGTGACCCCGTGTGGGACGCGATCGGCACGATCTGCATCGGCGTGCTGCTGGGCGTCATCGCCATCATCCTGATCATCGAGATGAAGAGCCTGCTCATCGGCGAGGGCGCCGCGCCGCCGGTGCTGGCGGACATCGTCTCGGCGCTCGAGTCGGGTGACGTGCAGCGCGTCATCCACATCAAGACCCAGTACATCGGGCCCGAGGAGATGCTGGTCGCCGCGAAGATCGCGCTCGCACCCGGACTCCCGCTCGAAGGCGTCGCCGCCGCCATCGACGGGGCCGAGGCCCGGGTCCGCGAGCGCGTGCCGGACGCGCGCTTGATCTACCTGGAGCCCGACCTCGACCGCGCCGAGGTCAAAGGCTGA
- a CDS encoding amino acid permease, whose translation MALGETRNGIMRTKSVEQSIADTDEPDSKLRKDLGTWDLIVFGVAVVIGAGIFTLAASTAGDVAGPSVSLAFVLAAIACALAALCYAEFASTVPVAGSAYTFSYATFGEFIAWIIGWDLVLEFSVAAAVVGKGWSVYLETVFSQFGLDVPTTVNIGGLDVDWGVLLLIAVLTTLLVLGTKLSSRVSLVITSIKVGIVLFVIILGAFYINAANYTPFIPPPAPAESDTGGMMTQSLLSLFGGEANSTFGVYGLLAAASLVFFAFIGFDVVATTAEETRNPQRSLPRGILGSLAIVTVLYVAVALVLTGMVPYTDLATQPDGTRATLSTAFATVGVDWAATIIAVGALAGLTTVVMVLLLGQIRVAFAMARDGLLPRWLAHTGAHGTPYRVSVIIGAIVAVVAVFFPIGALEEMVNIGTLFAFVLVSIGVVILRRTRPDLPRGFRTPLVPLVPILAVLACLWLMINLSVETWLRFVVWMVLGIVIYFAYGRSHSLVGQRARRR comes from the coding sequence ATGGCCCTCGGCGAGACCCGCAACGGGATCATGCGCACCAAGTCGGTCGAGCAGTCGATCGCGGACACCGACGAACCGGACAGCAAGCTCCGAAAAGACCTGGGCACGTGGGACCTGATCGTCTTCGGCGTCGCCGTAGTGATCGGAGCCGGCATCTTCACGCTGGCCGCGAGCACCGCGGGGGACGTGGCGGGGCCCTCGGTCTCGCTGGCCTTCGTCCTCGCCGCGATCGCCTGCGCGCTGGCGGCGCTGTGCTACGCCGAGTTCGCCTCCACGGTCCCGGTCGCCGGTAGCGCCTACACGTTCTCCTACGCGACGTTCGGCGAGTTCATCGCCTGGATCATCGGCTGGGACCTCGTGCTCGAGTTCTCCGTGGCGGCCGCGGTGGTGGGCAAGGGCTGGTCGGTGTACCTGGAGACGGTCTTCAGCCAGTTCGGGCTCGACGTGCCGACCACGGTGAACATCGGCGGGCTCGACGTCGACTGGGGCGTGCTGCTGCTCATCGCGGTGCTCACGACCCTGCTCGTGCTCGGGACGAAGCTCTCCAGCCGGGTCAGCCTGGTGATCACGTCGATCAAGGTCGGGATCGTGCTCTTCGTGATCATCCTCGGGGCCTTCTACATCAACGCGGCGAACTACACCCCGTTCATCCCGCCGCCAGCACCGGCCGAGTCGGACACGGGCGGCATGATGACGCAGTCGCTGCTCTCGCTGTTCGGCGGCGAGGCCAACAGCACCTTCGGGGTGTACGGGCTGCTCGCCGCGGCGTCACTGGTGTTCTTCGCGTTCATCGGCTTCGACGTCGTCGCGACGACGGCCGAGGAGACCAGGAACCCGCAGCGGTCACTGCCGCGCGGCATCCTGGGGTCGCTGGCCATCGTCACGGTGCTGTACGTGGCCGTCGCACTGGTGCTCACCGGCATGGTGCCCTACACCGACCTGGCCACCCAGCCGGACGGCACCCGCGCCACGCTCTCCACGGCGTTCGCGACGGTCGGGGTGGACTGGGCGGCCACGATCATCGCGGTCGGCGCGCTCGCCGGCCTCACCACCGTGGTCATGGTGCTGTTGCTCGGACAGATCCGGGTGGCCTTCGCGATGGCGCGCGACGGGCTGCTGCCGCGGTGGCTGGCGCACACCGGCGCGCACGGCACGCCGTACCGGGTCAGCGTGATCATCGGTGCGATCGTGGCGGTCGTCGCGGTGTTCTTCCCGATCGGGGCGCTGGAGGAAATGGTCAACATCGGCACGCTCTTCGCGTTCGTGCTGGTGTCGATCGGCGTGGTCATCCTCCGGCGTACGCGGCCGGATCTGCCGCGGGGGTTCCGCACTCCGCTGGTGCCGCTGGTGCCGATCCTCGCCGTGCTGGCGTGCCTGTGGCTGATGATCAACCTCTCGGTCGAGACCTGGTTGCGGTTCGTCGTCTGGATGGTTCTCGGCATCGTCATCTACTTCGCCTACGGGCGCTCGCACTCGCTGGTCGGTCAGCGAGCGCGTCGGCGCTGA
- a CDS encoding ArsR/SmtB family transcription factor, producing MVTFEVLAEPVRRRILDLLRERPRLVGELTAELGLSQPGTSKHLRVLREAGLVKVRVDAQRRWYELDPAPLAAVDEWLAPYRWMWADRFDALERHLDADSEET from the coding sequence ATCGTGACGTTCGAGGTGCTCGCCGAGCCGGTCCGCCGCCGGATACTCGACCTGCTGCGGGAGCGTCCTCGGCTGGTCGGGGAGCTCACCGCAGAGCTCGGCCTGAGCCAGCCGGGCACCTCCAAGCACCTGCGGGTACTGCGTGAGGCCGGGCTGGTGAAGGTGCGGGTCGACGCGCAGCGGCGGTGGTACGAGCTCGACCCGGCGCCGCTCGCCGCGGTGGACGAGTGGCTCGCCCCGTACCGCTGGATGTGGGCCGACCGGTTCGACGCCCTCGAACGGCACCTCGATGCCGATTCGGAGGAGACATGA
- a CDS encoding SRPBCC family protein, with protein sequence MSESLQTRDGRSVLRMERWLKHPPEKVWRAVTESERLADWFPEKVTPELRVGGTVAYESGENGAVTDLDPPRLIAYTWGTDHLRWELHPEREGTRLVLLHTFDDRAAAASYGAGWHTCIVALDLALDGRPGVDPGVDDIALHERLVTQLGLDAGTVETGPDGWRVRHERQLTRPADGVWGALTDLAPDGADEAEHVLAHDAEEGGRVRWELVPGTGHGARLVLTHTGTGGDPQAVLEADRSRMARLLERLEAVPTGR encoded by the coding sequence ATGAGCGAGAGCCTGCAGACCCGGGACGGCCGTTCGGTGCTGCGCATGGAGCGATGGCTGAAGCACCCGCCGGAGAAGGTGTGGCGGGCCGTGACGGAGTCGGAGCGGCTGGCCGACTGGTTCCCCGAGAAGGTCACGCCGGAGCTGCGCGTCGGCGGCACGGTCGCGTACGAGTCCGGGGAGAACGGCGCCGTCACCGACCTGGACCCGCCGCGGCTGATCGCCTACACGTGGGGCACGGACCACCTGCGCTGGGAGCTGCACCCGGAACGCGAGGGGACGCGCCTGGTCCTGCTGCACACGTTCGACGACCGCGCAGCCGCGGCGAGCTACGGCGCCGGGTGGCACACCTGCATCGTGGCCCTCGACCTCGCGCTCGACGGCCGCCCGGGGGTCGACCCCGGCGTGGACGACATCGCGCTGCACGAGCGGCTCGTCACGCAGCTCGGGCTGGACGCCGGCACCGTGGAGACGGGTCCCGACGGTTGGCGCGTCCGCCACGAGCGCCAGCTCACCCGCCCCGCCGACGGGGTGTGGGGTGCGCTGACCGACCTCGCTCCGGACGGCGCCGACGAGGCCGAGCACGTGCTGGCACACGACGCGGAGGAGGGCGGCCGGGTCCGCTGGGAGCTCGTGCCCGGCACCGGCCACGGCGCCCGGCTGGTGCTCACGCACACCGGCACGGGCGGCGACCCGCAGGCCGTGCTCGAGGCCGACCGGTCACGGATGGCGCGGCTCCTCGAGCGCCTGGAGGCGGTCCCGACCGGCCGGTGA
- a CDS encoding AAA family ATPase has protein sequence MGDVLEIAALAARVRAAPPRCGATRLVCIDGPSGSGKTTLAARLAAALGHPPVLHMDDVYPGWDGLAASVPLLYEQVVAPLAEGGTASYRRYDWHRGAFAEAHDLGTPELLVVEGAGCGARVVAERAVLLVWIEAPRDERFRRGIARDGETYRPHWERWARQEAEHFAAEATACRADVRVDGAPSAPHDPARELVLLQPATGTEGGCSPAGRDRLQALEEPRHP, from the coding sequence GTGGGGGACGTCCTGGAAATCGCCGCGCTGGCCGCGCGGGTGCGTGCGGCGCCGCCGCGGTGCGGAGCCACCCGCCTCGTCTGCATCGACGGCCCCTCCGGCTCGGGCAAGACCACGCTCGCCGCCCGGCTCGCGGCGGCTCTCGGCCACCCGCCCGTGCTGCACATGGACGACGTGTATCCCGGCTGGGACGGGCTCGCCGCCTCCGTCCCGCTGCTGTACGAGCAGGTCGTGGCGCCGCTGGCGGAGGGCGGGACCGCCTCCTACCGCCGCTACGACTGGCACCGAGGTGCGTTCGCGGAGGCGCACGACCTGGGGACACCGGAGCTGCTCGTGGTCGAGGGCGCGGGGTGCGGGGCGCGGGTGGTCGCGGAGCGGGCGGTGCTCCTGGTCTGGATCGAGGCGCCGCGCGACGAGCGGTTCCGCCGCGGCATCGCCCGCGACGGCGAGACCTACCGCCCGCACTGGGAGCGCTGGGCCCGCCAGGAGGCGGAGCACTTCGCCGCCGAGGCGACCGCCTGCCGCGCCGACGTCCGGGTGGACGGGGCGCCGTCCGCGCCCCACGATCCGGCCCGGGAGCTGGTCCTGCTGCAGCCCGCTACCGGGACGGAGGGCGGGTGCTCACCGGCCGGTCGGGACCGCCTCCAGGCGCTCGAGGAGCCGCGCCATCCGTGA
- a CDS encoding maleylpyruvate isomerase N-terminal domain-containing protein: protein MTIARLAPPCTPTTHSNGGLSPTLSGAPRSDQPRGKPLASPELTALRIAYSDISTIASSLEEEDSWLPTRCLGWTVRDLLVHLLSDVQRALVALATPAAGPADRDAVTWWTADEPTEDPGFRELRNLRTVAGAWELEDLVRTFMETTRAVIALAGRTPPEALVATRGHVLQAVDLVTTLAVKAAIHHLDLVMELRRPGPRSEPLALVRCTLDALLGYPAPADWPDERWALLGTGRVPPGGGERRALGAEAARLPLLC, encoded by the coding sequence ATGACAATCGCACGACTCGCTCCACCCTGCACGCCCACCACCCACTCGAACGGGGGTCTGTCGCCGACACTGAGCGGAGCTCCGCGGAGCGATCAGCCGCGGGGGAAACCGCTGGCGAGCCCTGAGCTCACCGCGCTGCGGATCGCCTACTCCGACATCTCGACGATCGCCTCCTCGCTAGAGGAGGAGGACTCGTGGCTGCCCACCCGCTGCCTGGGCTGGACGGTGCGCGACCTGCTCGTGCACCTGCTCAGCGACGTCCAGCGGGCGCTGGTGGCGCTGGCCACCCCGGCCGCGGGGCCGGCCGACCGCGACGCCGTGACGTGGTGGACGGCCGACGAGCCGACCGAGGACCCGGGCTTCCGCGAGCTGCGCAACCTGCGGACGGTCGCCGGGGCGTGGGAGCTCGAGGACCTGGTGCGGACGTTCATGGAGACCACCCGCGCGGTCATCGCGCTCGCCGGGCGCACCCCGCCGGAGGCGCTCGTGGCGACGCGCGGGCACGTCCTGCAGGCGGTGGACCTCGTCACCACGCTCGCGGTGAAGGCGGCCATCCACCACCTCGACCTCGTGATGGAGCTGCGCCGACCGGGACCCCGCTCCGAACCGCTGGCGCTGGTGCGCTGCACCCTCGACGCGCTCCTCGGCTATCCGGCGCCCGCCGACTGGCCGGACGAGCGCTGGGCGCTCCTGGGTACGGGCCGCGTGCCTCCCGGCGGCGGTGAGAGGCGGGCGTTGGGCGCGGAGGCGGCCCGCCTCCCGCTGCTCTGCTGA
- a CDS encoding long-chain fatty acid--CoA ligase, which produces MLGLMQDRPLALPHVFHRAEEYFGHKPIVTADVTGEISTTVAEWAQRVRQLATVLDTLDISADGRVGTFAWNTSRHLELYLAVPCTGRVLHTLNIRLFPEQLVYVANHAEDEVVFVDRSLLPLFWPLVDKLESVRHVVVLDDGADVEIPTDPRVHDYEELLAAATPFEGRFEIADENTAAAMCYTSGTTGNPKGVVYSHRSTVLHSLITLIADGAALSERDVVLPVVPMFHANAWGLPYGCLLAGTGLVLPGPNMTPAAVAALLERHRVTVAAGVPTIWMGIQPLLADHDFSALRTILCGGSAVPKVLSEAYREAIGVPILHAWGMTETSPIATMCTLRTQHESLTEAERADVRARQGHAVPLVDIRLADPATGEPQPWDDVATGEIQAAGPWIASEYYRGEGSGAQFTEDGWLRTGDVASVDRYGSLRIVDRTKDLIKSGGEWIGSVELENEIMAHPKVAEAAVIAVPHPKWVERPLACVVVKPGETLTAEEVIAHLEPRVARWWLPDAVEFIDEVPKTSVGKFSKRTLREKFGGYQVAASAAASTTDDGRT; this is translated from the coding sequence ATGCTCGGTCTCATGCAGGATCGGCCGCTCGCCCTGCCACACGTCTTCCACCGGGCCGAGGAGTACTTCGGGCACAAGCCGATCGTCACCGCAGACGTCACCGGCGAGATCAGCACCACCGTGGCCGAGTGGGCCCAGCGGGTGCGGCAGCTCGCCACGGTCCTCGACACGCTCGACATCAGCGCGGACGGTCGAGTCGGCACATTCGCCTGGAACACCAGCCGGCACCTGGAGCTGTACCTGGCCGTCCCGTGCACCGGGCGCGTGCTGCACACCTTGAACATCCGGCTCTTCCCCGAGCAGCTGGTCTATGTCGCGAACCACGCCGAGGACGAGGTGGTGTTCGTCGACCGCTCGCTGCTCCCCCTGTTCTGGCCGCTGGTCGACAAGCTGGAGAGCGTCCGCCACGTCGTCGTGCTCGACGACGGCGCCGACGTCGAGATCCCCACCGACCCGCGCGTGCACGACTACGAGGAGCTGCTCGCCGCCGCCACCCCCTTCGAGGGCCGGTTCGAGATCGCGGACGAGAACACCGCTGCCGCCATGTGCTACACGTCCGGCACCACCGGCAACCCCAAGGGCGTGGTCTACAGCCACCGCTCCACCGTGCTGCACTCCCTCATCACGCTGATCGCGGACGGCGCCGCGCTGTCGGAGCGCGACGTCGTGCTGCCCGTCGTCCCGATGTTCCACGCCAACGCGTGGGGCCTGCCCTACGGTTGCCTGCTCGCCGGCACCGGCCTGGTACTCCCCGGCCCGAACATGACCCCGGCCGCCGTCGCCGCGCTGCTCGAGCGCCACCGGGTCACCGTTGCCGCCGGGGTGCCGACAATCTGGATGGGGATCCAGCCGCTGCTGGCCGACCACGACTTCAGCGCGCTGCGGACGATCCTGTGCGGCGGCTCGGCCGTGCCGAAGGTGCTCTCGGAGGCCTACCGGGAGGCGATCGGGGTGCCGATCCTGCACGCCTGGGGCATGACCGAGACCAGCCCGATCGCCACCATGTGCACCCTGCGCACCCAGCACGAGTCGCTCACCGAGGCCGAGCGCGCCGACGTCCGCGCGCGGCAGGGCCATGCGGTACCGCTGGTCGACATCCGGTTGGCCGATCCGGCCACGGGCGAGCCGCAGCCGTGGGACGACGTCGCCACCGGCGAGATCCAGGCAGCAGGCCCGTGGATCGCGTCCGAGTACTACCGGGGCGAGGGCAGCGGCGCCCAGTTCACCGAGGACGGCTGGCTGCGCACCGGCGACGTCGCCTCCGTCGACCGCTACGGCTCGCTCCGGATCGTCGACCGCACGAAGGACCTCATCAAGTCCGGCGGCGAGTGGATCGGCTCCGTCGAGCTGGAGAACGAGATCATGGCGCACCCGAAGGTCGCCGAGGCAGCCGTGATCGCCGTCCCGCACCCGAAGTGGGTCGAGCGCCCGCTCGCGTGCGTCGTCGTGAAGCCCGGGGAGACCCTCACGGCGGAGGAGGTCATCGCCCACCTCGAGCCCCGCGTGGCGAGGTGGTGGCTCCCCGATGCGGTGGAGTTCATCGACGAGGTGCCGAAGACCAGCGTGGGGAAGTTCTCCAAGAGGACACTTCGTGAGAAGTTCGGTGGCTACCAGGTAGCCGCGTCCGCAGCGGCCAGCACGACCGACGACGGCAGGACATGA
- a CDS encoding glutamate mutase L: MTPTDQAASVCLDVGSTWTKAVLVHADGSLAGFAEHPTTTGDVLAGMDAAVRAVSAAGRGEEPELLACSSAGGGLRLAVVGSDRLSATEAGHRVAVSAGAHVVHVHAGPLEPADVRLLRSARPGVVLLVGGADGDDPAGLLHNASRLARARIRHPIVLAGNSAARDDALALLRATGRSVVACDNVLPRRGEVVPGPARAALAELYRRHAIGGRGPAVAPRFRRLVRVVTPEAVGHAATRLAAICDARVLVVDVGCATTDVHSAGRSQPVRTVEGDLGVRAAAGGVLVESQTEGIVDPVEADLLGPTVARMASETGYVPRDRGSAAEDRRIAALAAVVAVRRHLRVHADAGRDIGLVVLAGGVFRQRNLAGGLAAVVATLRTDPVLAPVLADAPVVVDSDFAVVPAGLLAARGRTEAAESLLRDHLLG; this comes from the coding sequence GTGACGCCCACCGACCAGGCCGCATCGGTCTGCCTCGACGTGGGGTCGACGTGGACCAAGGCGGTGCTGGTGCACGCCGACGGTTCCCTCGCGGGGTTCGCCGAGCACCCGACCACCACGGGCGACGTCCTCGCGGGCATGGACGCCGCCGTGCGCGCGGTGTCGGCGGCCGGGCGCGGTGAGGAGCCGGAGCTGCTGGCCTGCTCATCGGCGGGTGGCGGGCTGCGGCTGGCCGTGGTCGGTTCCGACCGGCTGTCGGCGACGGAGGCGGGGCACCGGGTCGCGGTGTCGGCCGGTGCGCACGTCGTGCACGTGCACGCCGGGCCACTGGAACCGGCGGACGTCCGGCTGCTGCGCAGCGCCCGGCCAGGGGTGGTGCTGCTGGTGGGCGGCGCCGACGGCGACGACCCGGCCGGGCTGCTGCACAATGCCAGCCGTTTGGCCAGGGCGAGGATCCGCCATCCGATCGTGCTCGCGGGCAACTCCGCGGCCCGCGACGACGCGCTCGCCCTGCTTCGGGCCACCGGCCGCAGCGTGGTGGCGTGCGACAACGTGCTTCCCCGCCGCGGCGAGGTGGTGCCGGGGCCGGCGCGTGCGGCGCTCGCGGAGCTGTACCGGCGTCACGCCATCGGCGGGCGCGGCCCGGCGGTGGCGCCCCGCTTCCGCAGGCTCGTGCGGGTGGTCACGCCGGAGGCGGTGGGCCACGCGGCCACGCGCCTCGCCGCGATCTGCGACGCCCGCGTGCTCGTCGTCGACGTGGGCTGCGCCACCACGGACGTCCACTCGGCGGGCCGGTCCCAGCCGGTCCGTACGGTCGAGGGCGACCTGGGTGTGCGCGCGGCCGCGGGCGGTGTGCTCGTCGAGAGCCAGACCGAGGGCATCGTCGACCCGGTGGAGGCCGACCTGCTCGGACCAACCGTCGCCCGCATGGCCAGCGAGACCGGCTACGTCCCGCGCGACCGGGGCAGCGCAGCAGAGGACCGCCGCATCGCCGCGCTGGCCGCCGTGGTCGCCGTGCGCAGGCACCTGCGCGTGCACGCCGACGCCGGGCGCGACATCGGGCTCGTGGTGCTGGCGGGCGGGGTGTTCCGCCAGCGGAACCTCGCGGGCGGCCTCGCGGCCGTCGTGGCCACGCTGCGCACCGACCCCGTGCTCGCCCCGGTGCTGGCCGACGCGCCGGTGGTGGTCGACTCCGACTTCGCGGTGGTGCCCGCCGGGCTCCTCGCCGCCCGCGGGCGCACGGAGGCGGCGGAGTCGCTGCTGCGCGACCACCTGCTCGGCTGA
- a CDS encoding LutC/YkgG family protein — translation MTARDEVLGRIRAANAAAGHPAPQEVPRDYHRAGAHPAGAPELLELFRDRLVDYKATVLEAPADDVAKAVRAALADATGRVVVPPGLPDGWWPDGLAATRVTDDGLSPADLDTAAAVLTGCAAACATTGTIALDGSPDQGRRAITLVPDVHVCVVRTDQVVQTVPEMLAALEPTRPITFVSGPSATSDIELERVEGVHGPRTLIVVLTG, via the coding sequence GTGACCGCCCGCGACGAGGTACTCGGCCGCATTCGCGCCGCCAACGCCGCGGCGGGGCACCCGGCACCGCAGGAGGTGCCGCGCGACTACCACCGCGCAGGTGCCCACCCCGCCGGTGCGCCCGAGCTGCTCGAGCTCTTCCGCGACCGGCTGGTCGACTACAAGGCGACGGTCCTGGAAGCCCCCGCGGACGACGTCGCGAAGGCGGTCCGGGCCGCGCTGGCCGATGCCACCGGCCGCGTGGTCGTGCCGCCCGGCCTGCCCGACGGCTGGTGGCCGGACGGCCTCGCGGCGACCCGCGTCACCGACGACGGGCTCTCCCCCGCCGACCTGGACACGGCTGCCGCCGTGCTCACCGGGTGCGCGGCGGCCTGTGCCACCACCGGCACCATCGCCCTCGACGGCTCCCCCGACCAGGGCAGGCGCGCCATCACCCTGGTGCCCGACGTGCACGTCTGCGTCGTGCGCACCGATCAGGTCGTCCAGACGGTGCCCGAGATGCTCGCCGCGCTCGAACCGACCCGCCCGATCACGTTCGTCAGCGGTCCGTCGGCCACGAGCGACATCGAGCTGGAGCGCGTGGAAGGCGTGCACGGGCCCCGCACGCTGATCGTCGTACTGACGGGCTGA
- a CDS encoding LutB/LldF family L-lactate oxidation iron-sulfur protein, which translates to MSTFLGIPAPRGVGHLRGDRSFPDAARGALADSQLRRNLGHATRVIRGKRAAVVGELDDWEQLRLAGSALKAATMARLDEHLERLEQEVTARGGTVHWARDANEANAIVTRLVQETGASEVVKVKSMATQEIGLNEALEAAGIEAHETDLAELIVQLGGDLPSHILVPAIHRNRAEIREIFLREMPGVDPELTAEPRKLAMAARAHLRERFLRAKVAISGANFGVADTGTLLVVESEGNGRMCLTLPETLITVMGIEKVVPTWQDLEVFLQLLPRSSTGERMNPYTSAWTGVTPGDGPQAFHLVLLDNGRTAVLGDDLGRSALHCIKCSACLNVCPVYERTGGHAYGSVYPGPIGAVLSPQLTGVEDNASLPYASSLCGACFDACPVRIDIPSLLVKLRAQHVDEQRKRAVPSAEAIAMAAASWVMSSPRRFAAAEKGSRAGRLLGRRAGRIRTLPPPLSAWTASRDAPRPPSETFREWWARERGGDS; encoded by the coding sequence ATGAGCACCTTCCTCGGCATCCCCGCCCCGCGGGGCGTCGGGCACCTGCGCGGCGACCGGTCCTTCCCGGACGCCGCCCGCGGCGCACTCGCCGACTCCCAGCTGCGTCGCAACCTCGGCCACGCCACCCGCGTGATCCGCGGGAAGCGCGCAGCCGTCGTCGGGGAGCTGGACGACTGGGAGCAGCTGCGCCTTGCCGGTTCGGCGCTCAAGGCCGCCACGATGGCCCGGCTCGACGAGCACCTGGAACGGCTCGAACAAGAGGTCACCGCGCGCGGCGGCACGGTGCACTGGGCGCGCGACGCGAACGAGGCGAACGCGATCGTCACCCGCCTCGTGCAGGAGACCGGAGCGTCCGAGGTCGTCAAGGTCAAGTCGATGGCCACCCAGGAGATCGGCCTCAACGAGGCTCTCGAGGCGGCCGGCATCGAGGCGCACGAGACCGACCTCGCCGAGCTGATCGTCCAGCTGGGCGGCGACCTGCCCAGCCACATCCTCGTGCCGGCCATCCACCGCAACCGCGCCGAGATCCGCGAGATCTTCCTGCGCGAGATGCCCGGCGTCGACCCGGAGCTGACGGCCGAGCCGCGCAAGCTCGCCATGGCAGCGCGGGCGCACCTGCGGGAGCGGTTCCTGCGCGCGAAGGTCGCGATCTCCGGTGCCAACTTCGGCGTGGCCGACACCGGCACGCTGCTGGTCGTCGAGTCCGAGGGCAACGGGCGGATGTGCCTCACGCTGCCGGAGACGCTGATCACCGTGATGGGGATCGAGAAGGTCGTGCCGACGTGGCAGGACCTGGAGGTCTTCCTGCAGCTGCTGCCGCGCTCGTCCACCGGGGAGCGGATGAACCCGTACACGTCGGCGTGGACCGGCGTGACGCCCGGCGACGGCCCGCAGGCCTTCCACCTCGTGCTGCTCGACAACGGGCGCACCGCGGTGCTCGGCGACGACCTGGGCCGCAGCGCCCTGCACTGCATCAAGTGCTCGGCATGCCTCAACGTCTGCCCCGTCTACGAGCGCACCGGCGGGCACGCGTACGGCTCGGTGTACCCGGGCCCGATCGGCGCGGTCCTCTCGCCCCAGCTCACCGGCGTCGAGGACAACGCGTCGCTGCCGTACGCCTCCAGCCTCTGCGGGGCGTGCTTCGACGCGTGTCCGGTGCGGATCGACATCCCGTCGCTGCTGGTGAAGCTGCGGGCCCAGCACGTCGACGAGCAGCGGAAGCGAGCGGTGCCGAGCGCGGAGGCCATCGCGATGGCGGCCGCCTCGTGGGTGATGTCCTCGCCGCGCCGGTTCGCGGCGGCCGAGAAGGGGTCGCGGGCGGGACGGCTGCTGGGCCGCCGGGCCGGCCGAATCCGCACGCTGCCGCCGCCGCTGTCGGCCTGGACGGCGAGCCGCGACGCCCCGCGCCCGCCTTCCGAGACGTTCCGCGAGTGGTGGGCGCGCGAGCGCGGAGGCGACTCGTGA